The segment TGAACCAGCGGCTGCAGCAGTCCCGGGagcggctgcgggagcggcgCCGGGAGCTGCGGAGGGTCGGGGAGGAGCTGGAGCGTGGAATCGCGGAGATGAGGCAAAAGGCGTTCTGAGGAATCGCGGTGGGCACCCCACGCCGTGGTTTCACCTTCACCAAAGCGTCTGCATCGGGAGGATCCGGGTGTGCCAGGACTGTGGCACCCCACCCTTTACCCAGGGAGCGCTGGGATCTGCCAGGACAGCCCGGGGGCACCTTCCTGGTGCTGGAATCGAGGCTTGCACCCCTCCTTCTGCCCCTGAGGCGGCTGCCATGTCCTCCGTGGGTGACACGTCCTCTGCTCCCTACGACTTTTCCCTCTGGTACTGCCCCGAGGATGACCACGTCGCTTCCCGCATCGCGGAGCGCCTGAGGGAGGAGGGATTTCGGGGCTTTACCGAGCACCAGGACCGAGTGGCCGGGACATCCGTCATCCTGACGGCCATGGAGGCCATCGAGGCCAGCCGAGTGGCCATCCTGCTCCTCTCGCCCAAGTCCGTGGGCGACCCGTGGTGCCAGCGCGTGTCCCAGTGGAGCCTGTTCCGCAATATCCACCGGCGCGACCCCAAGGTGCTCCCCGTGCGCGTGGGGGTGACCAAAGACGAGATGCCCTCgttcctgcagcacctggtCGCGCTGGAATATCAGAATGAATTATTCTTCCAGCGGCTCCTGGCCAACCTGAGGTCCcgcccgggccgcggggccaggCGGGTCCCGCCCAAGGGGACACACTGAGGGACCACCAGAGGGGCTGGGTGGGTGGCCAGCACGGCCCCAGGGTGTAAAAAACTGCTAATAAAGGTGGTGGGAATGTGTCACACAGCACTGTGAGCTGTCCTAAATCTCACAACCCCCCATTTTCGGGAGCTGAAGGTGCCACTTTTTGTCTGCAAACCGAGCGCTGGGGGGGCCGTGGGCGTTTCCCACCCCCGCCGGTGTCACCTTGTGGGTGCTGCTTCCTCTTCCTGCCCCCCTGAGCGGGACCCcgctgctgtcctgctctgctgccacacGCGACCTGGGGCTCCTCCAGCTCGGCAGCAGCCCCGGGACAGGCGGAGCGGGCGGGATGGGAGCGAGAGGCTGCCTGgggccgctgctgctgctgctgctgccgtcCCTCCCTTGGGCTGAGCACCTGGACGGTGCGTCCGGCGTGGCCAGCGCGGGCTCGGACTCACTGCCCGGGCCGGTGCCAGGTGCTGGTGGGGACGAGCCCTTGCTCCAGCCGTCGATCATCGGAGGACACGATGCCAAATCCCACTCCCGGCCCTACATGGTGTCCCTCCAGTTCTGGAAGTCTCGCTCTCGCTCCTGGAATCACTcctgcggggcagcgctggtGCACCGGCGCTGGGCGCTGACGGCCGCGCACTGCATAGATGACAGGTGAGTCCGGCACGGCTGTGTCCTGCCCGGGGAAGGGACGGGGCTCCGGGTGACCGGCACCGGGCTGACACCGCTCCCGGGCCGGGACAGGCAGTGGCGCAAAGGGTTGCTGGTGGCGGGACTGCACAACTGGCGGGATCGCGGTTCGGGCACGCAGAGATTCTCCATCCAAGCTGCCTGTCCCCACCCGGGCTACGATCGAAAGACGATGGAGAACgacctgctcctgctgcaggtgggaaGGAAGCCGCGGGGAAGGCTCCGAGGCGGGGCTGGAGCGGCGGCGGTGCCGGGAAGGGGCGGGGTGTTCTGTTGGCACGGCTCGGTGACATTGCCGTTTCTCACCCGCAAGAGGTTTCACACCTCGGTGTCATCTCCGCGCTCCCGTGGGCGCTGCACCGGCTCGGTGCTTCCCTTCGACCCGTGGTGTTGGGGGGCTCGTCCTCAGTCCCCCACCCACAGCGCTGGGGGCTCCCCACGACCCCTCACCTGTGGCATTGGGGGTCCCCGAGACCCCCCACCCACAGCACTGGGGTGCTCCCCATGACCCCCCACTCACGGCACTGGGGGCTCCCCACGACCCCTTACCTGCGATATTGGGGTGCTCCCTCTCGACCTCCCACCCATTGCACCGGGGTCTCCCCTTTATCCCCCCACCCACAGCACTAGGGGCTCCCCACGACCCCTCACCTGCGGTTTCGGGGTGCTCCCCTTTGACCCCTCACCCACAGCACTGGAGGCTCCCCTTTGAACCCTCACTGCGGTATTGGGGGTCCCCGCGAGCCCCCACCCACAGCATTGGGGTGCTCCCCTTTGTCCCCTCACTCACAGCATTGGGGTGTTCCCTCTCGACCCCCCACCCACAGCATTGGGGTACTCTCCTGTGACCCCCCACCCACAGCACTGGGGGCTCCCCACGACCCCTCACCTGTGGCATTGGGGGTCCCCGAGACCCCCCACCCACAGCACTGGGGTGCTCCCCTTTGTCCCCCCTCTCGCAGCATTGGGGGCTCCCCACGACCCCTCACCTGCGGTTTTGGGGTGCTCCCCTTTGACCCCTCCCCTGCGGTATTGCGGGATCCCCCCGATCCCCCACCCCTGGTGTTGGGGTGCTCCCTGCCCATGGGGGGGGGGTCTGACACCGCCCCCCGCCCGCAGCTGAACGCGACGGTGACACCGAGCAGGACACGGCGGCTGATCCCGCTGGCGAGGAAGGAGCCGGCTGCGGGGGCGCGGTGCAGCCTGGCGGGCTGGGGGTCCCGCGGGGACGGGGAGCTGTCACCCACCCTGCAGGAGATGGAGGTGACGGTGATGGACGTGCGGATGTGCAACAACAGCCGCTTCTGGAAGGGCGGAATCGGCCCGGCCATGATCTGcttccaggggctgcagtgcGGCTCCGCGCCCGCCAAGGTGAGAGCTTGGGGGTGCAAAGTGCGGAGGATGCTCCCCCCGAGCAGGTGAGATgttgggggtccctgtcccctggtCGGGATCCACTCCCCGGTGTGACCCCCCCCTCAGGGTGACTCGGGGAGCCCCTTGGTGTGCGGGAAGCGGCCGGCGGTGGCAGGAGTGATGTCCTTTAGTAGCAAGAACCCCACTGACCCTTTCAAGCCGCCCGTGGCCACCTCGACCGTGAAGTGCAAGAAATGGATCCAGAAAACGCTGCGGAAGGGCTGTGGGTCCGCCCAGCCCAAACACACGGCATAGACCAAACACCCCTTCCTATTTACACAGGTTGGCTTTTAATTGGGAATACTGTCCAGGGTCTGGTAAAAGAACATCCTTAGTACATAGATACAGCGGCGGCGAGCGGAGCCCGGCGGGATTGTCggtggaggagggggagggcGGTGGCTTGGCCCCCGGGGGCgatgctggccctgctgccacccctgtgctccctgcactcGGGAGTGATTGCTACTCCTGgggttttcctccttttcttcagtcCCGGCCACTGGTCCCTCCGTGGTggtcacagccagggcaggggggctcCGGTGGGCATCAGGGTGTGTCCCCTGACCCCCCGACCCCAGTGCACATCCCTGGGGACCCCCTGTGTATCCCCAAAGTCCTGGCGTCCCCCTGGCCCCCAACAACCCACTGCcgcccaggtgtgtcccctgcACGTGTCCCCAtagccctgtgtgtgtccctgcagcccccccagtgggatggggggCACAAAGGTCACCCCACCCAAAGCAGGGGCTGTAGGACTGGGAGGTATCCGAGGGGTCTGGGACCACCTGGACTGGGggtccctctgcagcccatcCCACTCCCAGGGGTGAGGCACTTCCCACACAGCCCAGTTTCAGCACCTGggcctggctggcagcaggagggggggatgtccccagggtttTGGGGATGTGGGCGTAATCCAGTCCTGGATGGACTCGTGTCCACATCCACAAGGACACACCGGGatcctggctgccagctgaggctctcctgccctgggggtgggaggctggggggctctgggtgagggtgagggaccccagaccctttCCTGGGGGTTGGGCATCCCGGTGCCAGCTCAGCACCCTGTCCACTTCCAGAGCAGCCCCCCAGCCTGGTGACAGCACCCTGTGAGCAGCCTCTGGGATGAGCCCATGGGGACCCCGGCCTCCCCCacgagccctgccctgctcctcctgcacatttcctcctgccaccacctctgagcagcacagaccaCCCATCAGCAACCAGGaccctccagcagcacaaacgggggtctctgtccctgtctccccCTCCAAAGTCTCTCCCCTGCATCCCGTCCCCTGATAATAAATGAGCTGCCATCGTTGTTGCTAGAGTTGGTGCCAGTCAAGCAGAACAGTGTGGGGTTTTCCTGGTGCTGGatgtgctgtgccagctcccctgggtgagcaggatggggacacgtggggacacGGCCCCACCTCAGCTTGGATGTCCATCAGTGGGAGGAGATGGTCCGTGAGAACCGCCCCAGCTCGGGGTGTCACACCCAGAACGTTCCCAGTTCTGTCCAGCCCTTGCTGCTGGGAATTGCgatgctccagcacagcacgACCCCAGCCGGGGCCAGCAGCGGCTCGGGGTGACTCAGCggtccccagctgtcccacaTCCCCATGTGTGTCCCAAAAACTGTCCTGGCCATCTCCCGCGGGACCGGGAGTGCCACACCACCCTCACTGGGGCATCATCAAGCTTGGATTTTCTCCACCGCCTTGTCGGCCACCGCCGTCACCGCCATGGGGCTGGGCACGTAGTTGAAGGGGGTGACCCGGGCGGCCTTGCTGGGCGAGCCGTGCCGGCTGCTGGGGAAGGTCCCGGCGGGCGCCTCGTGGCCGAAGGAGATGGGCAGAGCAGCCTTGGAGGGCGCGGGGGCTTCACCATCGCCGGTGACTCGGGGGTGCGGGGGTCCCTCGCGGCTCTCCAGCGTGGGAGAGGTGCTGGAGTTGGTCTTGGAGGTGGCGAAGTCCTCGGTCTGCACCACGGCGTCGCTGGTCTTCCTGGGCGTGCCGGGGCTACCGGGAGGCTCCTCCTCGTCGCCGGAGCCCGCCAGCGGCAGCGCGGAGGAGGGCAGCGTGCTCTTGAGGATGTGCGGGATGTCCTCGTCGCGGATCCTCCGCCACGTGCCCTTCATCATCACCACCGGCGGCTTTCCCGGCGGCCCCCCGGGAGCCGGCTCGTtctgccgccgccgcgccgccgcctcgGAGCGCACGGAGGACGGGCTGGCCGCTCGCTTGGGCACGCTGATGTTGGGAGAGGACGAGTAGCGCTTGAAGGGCTCGGCCGAGGGCGCGCTGGTCTTCACCGGCAGCCGGGACGGGCTCTCGGAGCTGGTCCGGCGAGGCGGTTTGACCCCGGCCGTGGCTTTGCcgccgggctgggctctggggatgagCGGCCGCTGGCCGGGGGTGGCCGGTTTGGCCGCCTTGAGCTCGTCGCAGCgggaggagcagaggaacaCGGCCGGGAGCGCGGCTCGGCTGCGCTGGGGGGAGCCCCGGCGAGGCAGCGAGGTGGCCGGCGGTGCCGGGGACAGGTCGGAGCGGTGGCGCAGCAGCAGGCTCGAGGATTCCTTGATGAAGGTGAGCTGGCGCAGGAAGCCGGAGCGGTCCGAGTCGCTCCCGCTGGAGCGGGCCGATGACATCCGCACCAGGTTGAGCCGGCTGCCCCCCGGCCCTGCGGGCCGAGCCTTGGAGCCATCGacctgctcctccagcaccgGCATGGCCCCCCGGCCCGGCAGCACCTTCCTGCTGGGCTTCTGCATGAACGGGATGCGCACGGGCGACTTCTGCGTCTTGGATTGCTTGGGAGCCGGGGATTTGGGGGCCGGGGCTCTGCCCGGGGGTCCCGGCGGGGAGGACGAGCCGCTCGCCTTGCCGGAGGCCGGGCTGCCCTGTTTGGTGCCCTGGGAGGGCGACGGCAGCTTCTTGGGGGCGTGCTGGGAGGGCGTGGAGGTGCGGGAGGAGCCCGAGGAGGGGGGGCCTTTGCCGATGCGGGCGGGTGGAGTCGTGCTCCTCTTGGGCAGCGCCAGCTCCGCGCTCTCGGGGGCTTTGCCCAGCCGGTGCAGGCTCCGCGAGCGCTGCTGGCTCAGAGAGAGGTTCTTGGCCGGCGGCGCCTCGGGCTTGGCCGCGGGGGTTTTCTTCGGGGTAGCCCGTGGGCTGGGGGCATCTTTGGCCAGGCTGGGCATGTAGATGACGGTCCTGCCGCGGAAGACCACGGGCAGGTTGGGCACGGGCTTGGCGGGCGCCGGGCTCCGCTCCGGCCTGGAGCTGGCCCGGCCGGCGGGACGAGCCCCGGCCGCGTCCTTGCGCTCCGGGCGGCCCTTGCTGAGCTCCCTCCTCGCCGGCTCTCGGCCTGAAGCGCTGCCCGGCCGCTGCttctcctgcctgcccagcgAGAGCTGCAGCGTGGAGCCCACCGAGAGCCCCGACATGAAGGACAGGATGGAGTCGGACTCGGACGAAGGCTCCCGGGACAGCGAGGCCGCAGCCTGGTGCAGCCAGGTGACGATGGAGTTGGCTCCCTCCTGGATGGCTTGCCACTCCACGCTGTCCAGGTCCGAGCCCCGGTCGGAGCTGGGGTCTTCCTCGGGGTGTTGATGCCTGGTCTCGGCTTTCCGCTCCCTCCCGCCGGCGCCTGGagctttctgctttctctccaCCAGCCTGCGGCGAGCCACGGGCCGCCGGCGCTTGGGCATGGCCGAGCCgatgcatttctgcagcagatcATCCTCCGAATtgaggctgggggagctgggcgAGCCCCCCTGCGCCTGCCCCACTGCAGCTGCCCGCGGCCAGGTGGCTTTGCCGCAGGGCTGGCCCCGCTCCTCGCCCTCGGAGAGGTTGGCATCGCTCAGGGAGCTCATGGAGGAGCTCAGCGAGTAGCACGGCGGCGTCTCGTCGGCGATCAGGTTGTTTTGAGGCTTCGTCTTGGCCGGACGGGGACCGGGCTCGGGGTCCTTGTGGGGGACGGAGCCTCCCCAGCGCTCCCTCCGCGGCGCCCGGCCcggctgggctctgctgccgGAGCCGTCCCTGCCCGCCTCGGGCAGCTCGTCCAATTCCGGATCGTAGAAGCAGTAAACGGCTTCTTCCGTCGGCGTGGTGTGGCACAGCGACTGGAACATCACCCCGTCCTCCAGGGCGTCATCCTTCCTCCCGGGACCACCGCTGGCCCTGCCCAcgcccagctccaggctggctgtgcccttCGGGAGCGTCTGGCTCCGCTTcccatccccgcggcccggccccgcttTGCCTTTCCCGGCCGAGCCGAGGCGGGCGGGGGCCGAGCTGCCGGAGGCGGCTCTGCGGGCCGGGATGCTGCCGGGCTGGCGGCGCCGCTCGGGCACGGGCTGCTCGCCCTCCTCGCCCGCCGGGTACCGCAGGGTCTCGTCGCTCAGAGAGGCGGCGCTGGAGAAGTTGACGGGGGTCCCGTCGGCCGAGTCGGTGAAGGAGTCGTCGTCCTTGAAGAGGTCGCGGGCGGTGGCTCGCAGGTGcttggggacaccggggtggGCGTGGGCCGGCACCAGCATGTACACGGGGACGTGCAGCGGCTTCTTGGTCTGCGGGTGCAGCACCTGGCCGGACAGCAGCGAGGTCTTGACCTTGCGGAAGCGGGAGGGCATGGCCGAGCTGATGCACTCCTTGAGGATCTCGATGTCGTCGTCGTCGGGGGGCTCGGGGCGCTCGGCCCTTCGCCTGCCCTCCAGGTAGCGCTCCTCCCGCCGCTCCTCCCTCTTCTCGTGAGCCGCGAAGTTCAGGCTGTTCTTCTCCGGGAAGGTGGGAATCAGCTTGAGCTCCACGTCCTTCTGCACGTAGTGCTCGTGCAGGGGCAGGGCGCTCAGGCTGGAGGCGCACGAGAAGTTCTCGTTGGGTTTCTCCACCGTGAAGTAAACCATGGAGTCCAGATCTTGGGGCAGCTGGAAGCGTTCCTTGAAGTCGGTGATCTCCATGAACTTCTTGACGTTGTTCTCCCACTGGATGTTGAACTGGCTGGTCTCTTTCTCGGGCTGGCAGCCCAGCTCGAAGAGGGGAGTCTTGCTGCGGCTGGGGGGCATGGTCTGCCCGGGGCTGTCGGGCAGCTCGCTGGGGCTGATGGTGCCGCTGATCATTTCGCTGCACGGGTCGCTCTGGATGGAGCTGGCGATGGAGGGGCTCTcaaagctgcccagggagctgacGGAGCTGCAGCGGCTCATCACCAGCGGCGTCTCCTGGATGTAATTCTCCGAGGAGCTCGAGGGCGTCAGATCCTCCTGGCGTGAGGGCGAAGCCTCCCGCAGGAAAACCTTGTCCCGCTTCGGGAAGGGGATGGTGATGGGCTGGGAGATCCCCACCGGCGTGGTGGGACCCGGATCCACcgccttctccttctcctgcctcccATCCTCCCCTTCTGCGTCCCCTTCCTCCATCTCCAGGATCTCCAGGGAGGAATCGCTATCCAGGTCGTTCTCGCTGTGGCTCTGCCCGTCCAGCACGTTGTCTGCTGAGGAGAGGGaggacagggagctgcaccGGGAGAAGCAGATTGGGGTGTCCTCCACCGAGTACTTCTGCACCGACTCCTGCTCTGCCGAGGGCGGTGGCTGGGCCGGCAGCTTCTCTGGGATCTTGCTCAGGGGCTCGGCCGCCTGCAGCAGCGCCGGGGGGAGCCAGGCTTGCttcctgcccagcagggagggctggtgGCCAGCAGCTGCGCTGCTCTTGGCCAGCGTCTCAAGCATGGGGACGTGCTGGTAGGACGGAGAGAGTTTGATGGTGCGAACATGGGGGTCAGTGGGGGGCTTGGTGCCCACCTCCTTCTTCCACTCCGTCTCCTTCTCTGGCACCTTGGGGCTGGGGAAAGTCACCACCTTCTTGGCCCGTTCgggcagctccctctgctcaggTTTGTCTGGCTCGGCCGGGTCCCGCGCAGGAGGCTCTGCCCGCTCTGGTTTGCCCAGGATGTTCTTGAGGTCGAGCCGGCTGGGGCGCTTCTGGTAGCGCTGCAGCTCATCACGATAGTCCAGGAatgcagccctggggcagggcttCATGTGCTCCTTGGTGCAGTAGCCGTCGCTGGTGCTGCCGCTGTTGAGGCTGTCGGTGGACAGG is part of the Catharus ustulatus isolate bCatUst1 chromosome 29, bCatUst1.pri.v2, whole genome shotgun sequence genome and harbors:
- the LOC117008281 gene encoding granzyme M-like, whose translation is MGARGCLGPLLLLLLPSLPWAEHLDGASGVASAGSDSLPGPVPGAGGDEPLLQPSIIGGHDAKSHSRPYMVSLQFWKSRSRSWNHSCGAALVHRRWALTAAHCIDDRQWRKGLLVAGLHNWRDRGSGTQRFSIQAACPHPGYDRKTMENDLLLLQLNATVTPSRTRRLIPLARKEPAAGARCSLAGWGSRGDGELSPTLQEMEVTVMDVRMCNNSRFWKGGIGPAMICFQGLQCGSAPAKGDSGSPLVCGKRPAVAGVMSFSSKNPTDPFKPPVATSTVKCKKWIQKTLRKGCGSAQPKHTA
- the APC2 gene encoding adenomatous polyposis coli protein 2, producing the protein MSGSIASYDQLVRQVEALKKENSHLRRELEDNSNHLSKLENETSDMKEVLKHLQGKLEQEARVMVSSGQTEVLDQLKALQMDITSLYNLKFAPEVMSTGRGAEESPPAPASHRDGPGELGRATFRMLEELDRERCFLLGEIEKEEKEKIWYYAQLQSLATRLDELPHVETFSMQMDLIRQQLQFEAQHIRSLMEERFGTADEMVQRAQIRASRLEQIDKELMEAQDKAQQPEPQLCGKVPGTEGDPGSLDPPTHPEEGGNTKVEVVFWLLSMLATRDKEDMSRTLLAMSSSQESCLAMRKSGCLPLLIQILHDSDGEPGPPESPTGAKDARMRANAALHNIVFSQPDEGQAKKEMRVLHVLEQIRSYSETCWDWLQMQSRDGTRGPEGAVPVPIEPQICQATCAIMKLSFDEEYRRAMNELGGLQAVAELLQVDYEMHKMTNDPLNLALRRYAGMALTNLTFGDVVNKATLCSRRGCMEAIVAQLGSDSEELHQVVSSILRNLSWRADINSKKVLREVGSVTGLTRCALHAGKESTLKSVLSALWNLSAHSTENKAAICGVEGALGFLVSTLTYKCQSNSLAIIESGGGILRNVSSLVATREDYRQVLRDHNCLQTLLQHLRSHSLTIVSNACGTLWNLSARSPRDQELLWDLGAVSMLRNLIHSKHKMIAMGSAAALRNLLTNRPPKYKDAAVVSPGSCMPSLYMRKQKALEAELDAKHLAETFDTMEKQSLKGQSAKKPMRHMESLVKDYASDSGCFDDDEVPNISTGVETASASVLSMFLNSSFLQGQALPRALAQRRCPEPEKDGSGKAAEPKKPPLPEDDVSLAAEKLANKISSTVAKIDKLVEDISTMHNSSDDSFSLSSEDHCLDWQYGPEDGHEARAQSCSPCRLSDAGFAKRESLSRAHTLLRLKTAYTSLSTDSLNSGSTSDGYCTKEHMKPCPRAAFLDYRDELQRYQKRPSRLDLKNILGKPERAEPPARDPAEPDKPEQRELPERAKKVVTFPSPKVPEKETEWKKEVGTKPPTDPHVRTIKLSPSYQHVPMLETLAKSSAAAGHQPSLLGRKQAWLPPALLQAAEPLSKIPEKLPAQPPPSAEQESVQKYSVEDTPICFSRCSSLSSLSSADNVLDGQSHSENDLDSDSSLEILEMEEGDAEGEDGRQEKEKAVDPGPTTPVGISQPITIPFPKRDKVFLREASPSRQEDLTPSSSSENYIQETPLVMSRCSSVSSLGSFESPSIASSIQSDPCSEMISGTISPSELPDSPGQTMPPSRSKTPLFELGCQPEKETSQFNIQWENNVKKFMEITDFKERFQLPQDLDSMVYFTVEKPNENFSCASSLSALPLHEHYVQKDVELKLIPTFPEKNSLNFAAHEKREERREERYLEGRRRAERPEPPDDDDIEILKECISSAMPSRFRKVKTSLLSGQVLHPQTKKPLHVPVYMLVPAHAHPGVPKHLRATARDLFKDDDSFTDSADGTPVNFSSAASLSDETLRYPAGEEGEQPVPERRRQPGSIPARRAASGSSAPARLGSAGKGKAGPGRGDGKRSQTLPKGTASLELGVGRASGGPGRKDDALEDGVMFQSLCHTTPTEEAVYCFYDPELDELPEAGRDGSGSRAQPGRAPRRERWGGSVPHKDPEPGPRPAKTKPQNNLIADETPPCYSLSSSMSSLSDANLSEGEERGQPCGKATWPRAAAVGQAQGGSPSSPSLNSEDDLLQKCIGSAMPKRRRPVARRRLVERKQKAPGAGGRERKAETRHQHPEEDPSSDRGSDLDSVEWQAIQEGANSIVTWLHQAAASLSREPSSESDSILSFMSGLSVGSTLQLSLGRQEKQRPGSASGREPARRELSKGRPERKDAAGARPAGRASSRPERSPAPAKPVPNLPVVFRGRTVIYMPSLAKDAPSPRATPKKTPAAKPEAPPAKNLSLSQQRSRSLHRLGKAPESAELALPKRSTTPPARIGKGPPSSGSSRTSTPSQHAPKKLPSPSQGTKQGSPASGKASGSSSPPGPPGRAPAPKSPAPKQSKTQKSPVRIPFMQKPSRKVLPGRGAMPVLEEQVDGSKARPAGPGGSRLNLVRMSSARSSGSDSDRSGFLRQLTFIKESSSLLLRHRSDLSPAPPATSLPRRGSPQRSRAALPAVFLCSSRCDELKAAKPATPGQRPLIPRAQPGGKATAGVKPPRRTSSESPSRLPVKTSAPSAEPFKRYSSSPNISVPKRAASPSSVRSEAAARRRQNEPAPGGPPGKPPVVMMKGTWRRIRDEDIPHILKSTLPSSALPLAGSGDEEEPPGSPGTPRKTSDAVVQTEDFATSKTNSSTSPTLESREGPPHPRVTGDGEAPAPSKAALPISFGHEAPAGTFPSSRHGSPSKAARVTPFNYVPSPMAVTAVADKAVEKIQA